ACGaagaataatatatgaaacttGTGAAGCAATTTGGAAGAACCTTTCACCAATTTACATGAGTCCACCCAACCAAGAACAATGGCAGAAAATTGAAGAAGGGTTTAGAACTAGATGGAACTTTCCAAATTGTGTTGGTTCTATTGACGGTAAACATGTGGTCATAAATAAACCATATCATAGTGGCTCCTTATActtcaactataaaaaaatgtgtagctTGGTGCTCATGGCAGTTGTTGACGCTGAATGCAAGTTTATTATGGTTGATGTTGGAGGATACGGTAAAAACAGCGATGGGAGTATTTTTGCCAATTCTAACTTCGGTGAAAGACTTC
Above is a genomic segment from Acyrthosiphon pisum isolate AL4f unplaced genomic scaffold, pea_aphid_22Mar2018_4r6ur Scaffold_15124;HRSCAF=15779, whole genome shotgun sequence containing:
- the LOC103311704 gene encoding protein ALP1-like, with protein sequence MVFRFLATGDTFVTIAFSYRVGEKSVRRIIYETCEAIWKNLSPIYMSPPNQEQWQKIEEGFRTRWNFPNCVGSIDGKHVVINKPYHSGSLYFNYKKMCSLVLMAVVDAECKFIMVDVGGYGKNSDGSIFANSNFGERLREEKLDFPNDKSLPGTEEPMPHVIVGDEAFPLHKNLMRPYPVMHF